In one Mesorhizobium australicum genomic region, the following are encoded:
- a CDS encoding RidA family protein — protein MHRPLNPPTIRAPFARYSHGVEVAAGKRIVAVSGQLGARADDTVPESVEEQAEICFANIEAILGEAGMGLEDIVRINAYVTHRAYMRPYMTVRDRVVADPPPASTLMIVGGFTRPEFKVEIEVIAAA, from the coding sequence ATGCACAGACCGCTCAATCCGCCAACGATCAGGGCTCCCTTCGCCCGCTACAGCCATGGCGTCGAGGTGGCGGCCGGCAAGCGGATCGTCGCAGTGTCGGGGCAACTCGGCGCACGTGCGGACGACACGGTGCCGGAGAGCGTCGAGGAACAGGCGGAAATCTGCTTCGCCAATATCGAGGCTATCCTCGGCGAGGCCGGCATGGGGCTGGAAGACATCGTGCGCATCAACGCCTATGTCACACACCGGGCCTATATGAGGCCTTACATGACGGTGAGGGACCGGGTGGTCGCCGATCCGCCGCCAGCGTCGACGCTGATGATCGTCGGCGGCTTCACGCGGCCTGAGTTCAAGGTCGAGATCGAGGTGATCGCGGCGGCCTGA
- a CDS encoding YciI family protein, whose protein sequence is MEFLFIISHDSAFRPDAKLLSDIRAWNEVAEAKGVRVDGKPLEPASAAVTVRLRDGKEKIDLAPFSSSEEQMCAYELVRCGGMEEAVALAKTHPMARAATIEVRPVWSAMEI, encoded by the coding sequence TTGGAATTCCTATTCATCATCAGCCATGACAGTGCGTTCCGGCCCGACGCCAAGCTTCTATCCGACATCAGGGCGTGGAATGAAGTCGCCGAGGCCAAAGGGGTTCGCGTCGACGGCAAGCCGTTGGAGCCGGCCAGCGCGGCGGTGACAGTGAGGCTGCGCGACGGCAAGGAGAAGATCGACCTCGCGCCGTTCTCCTCCTCTGAGGAACAGATGTGCGCCTACGAACTGGTGCGCTGTGGCGGCATGGAGGAGGCGGTCGCCCTTGCGAAGACCCATCCGATGGCACGCGCCGCGACCATCGAGGTGCGGCCCGTGTGGAGCGCCATGGAGATCTGA
- a CDS encoding alpha-2-macroglobulin family protein has protein sequence MAKRFLARAFAAIGLVAGLAGAAAAQMDTRSIERSQNSDYFGFDLRTVQNVTLDQCEAACLGDSQCRAFTYNTRVKWCFLKSDYNKLNAFAGAVAGKVVTRSSDPDIGAPEALSFVPAYMLDEAVRYRAGIESATQPPERGLAGLVESAQNMARLGDPRGAAAAWAAAISISKTDPALWLGLTDAAMGVVALNQNDSWTWRQNATSAGVVAYQLTRTTASRAQALATLARALEVRSNPRPALEAYKASLVLVADAGVQSAFDSLYEKYGFRVVDHTIDSDNRTPRVCVQFSEALVKSGVDYANFVTVDGQDKPAIVPGDREICAEGLEHGKNYTISVRQGLPAAIGEVIERPVTLNVYIRDRAPSARFTGENFVLPSTARRGIPLVTVNTQSAKLSLYRIGDRGLADAISNERFLRQMDGYDAQRIANETGEPIWSGTIDIQSKLNEEVTTSFPVDEALPERKPGVYVLVAEPVKGVDEDDWSTKATQWFVVSDIGLATYTGEDGLTVFARSLSTAKPLANVELQLLARNNEVLGKATTDAEGRATFTPGLVRGEGGLTPALVAAHAAEDFVFLDMTRAGFDLSDRGVEGRETPGAIDIYAWTERGIYRAGETVHLQALARDDRAKAIADLPLTVIFSRPDGVENSREVTTGAELGGHHAALALTDNAMRGTWTARVYTDPKASPLSEISFLVEDFTPDRIEFDMSSEQEEVAVGEPATIDIDGRYLYGAPAAGLSMEGEVNVSTTREWDGFDGYQFGLADEEGDDEQSTRVDLDELPLTDENGKASFEVTVDEVPSTTRLLVGEVVVRMREGGGRAVERTLDLGIRGDGPVIGIKPEFEGDSVPEGSTANFKVIAVDPEGERQDLAGMDWSLVKVERNYQWYRSNDAWAYEPVTFTTKVADGKLDAKAGEEASLSLPVNWGRYRLEITAPDASGPATSVEFDAGWYVSATSTETPDGLEVALDKPAYAPGETARLNISSRFAGEVLVTVGADRLLATYTATVPEGGTIVDIPVSADWGAGAYVTAALYRPGDAQESRMPMRAIGLKWLQVDPASRTIAVSLETPQKMEPRGPLVIPVALSNVPAGEKAYVTVAAVDVGILNLTSYTPPDAGKWYYGQRKLGIEMRDIYGRLIDGSLGAAGRLRTGGDGGMQTTGRPPTEELVAFFSGIVEVGPDGRASVSFDIPQFNGTARVMAVAWSGSALGRAQADVIIRDPVVVTASMPKFLTPGDRAELRLDIANTDGPAGDYKLALNGAGLILDGGDETLNLAAGKSQTVTVPLVAGDAEFATINVSLTHASGLTVEQALSAPIRPAVLPVTTRHVVTLAPNTGSVTVDGGLLAESVRQGATVSVGVSRSAALDIPAMLMTLDRYPYGCAEQTTSRALPLLYLSELSAEAGMEDDPDVRKRVQDAIVRVLSYQSSSGSFGLWGPGYGDLWLDSYVTDFLTRAREQKYDVPSEGIDQALRNLQNALSYDVNIEEKGNEIAYALYVLARNKKASVGDLRYYSDTQIGQFRTPLARAHLAAGLALYGDNVRSEAAFDSAFQLAQATEGKSLDRSDYGSALRDGAAMLALAAESRPAPALIPSMVQLVSQERNQSRWTSTQEEAWMLLAARAIKAGSNDIKLNVNGQPHTGNFSVRKTADDLDAAPVVISNTSNEPLEAVLTTVAAPLDPLPAGGDGFAIERTYYTLDGEEANITEAAQNERYVVVLKVTERNSWPSRVLVSDLLPAGFQIDNPSIVGSADLSNFDWLGGVEPAHVEFRNDRFIAAFNRDGSSNREFNLAYVVRAVTPGDYAHPAATVEDMYRPQFSARTATGRMQVLAAQ, from the coding sequence ATGGCGAAGAGATTTCTGGCGCGCGCCTTCGCGGCGATCGGTCTTGTCGCAGGTCTTGCGGGCGCCGCAGCGGCGCAGATGGACACCCGGTCGATCGAAAGGAGCCAGAACTCCGACTATTTCGGCTTCGACCTGCGCACGGTCCAGAACGTCACGCTCGACCAGTGCGAGGCAGCCTGCCTCGGCGATTCGCAGTGCCGCGCCTTCACCTACAACACGCGGGTGAAGTGGTGCTTCCTCAAGTCCGACTACAACAAGCTAAACGCCTTCGCGGGCGCTGTCGCCGGCAAGGTCGTGACCCGCTCCTCCGATCCCGACATCGGCGCGCCCGAAGCACTTTCCTTCGTGCCGGCCTACATGCTTGATGAGGCGGTGCGTTACCGCGCCGGCATCGAAAGCGCCACCCAGCCGCCGGAGCGCGGCCTGGCCGGTCTTGTGGAGAGCGCGCAGAACATGGCCAGGCTCGGCGATCCGCGCGGAGCCGCCGCCGCATGGGCGGCCGCGATTTCCATTTCCAAGACCGATCCGGCGCTCTGGCTCGGCCTGACCGATGCCGCCATGGGCGTCGTCGCGCTCAATCAGAACGATTCCTGGACCTGGCGCCAGAACGCTACCTCGGCGGGCGTAGTCGCTTACCAGCTGACCCGCACCACCGCGAGCCGCGCCCAGGCGCTTGCCACGCTGGCAAGGGCGCTGGAGGTCCGCAGCAACCCGCGTCCCGCGCTCGAAGCCTACAAGGCGAGCCTCGTGCTCGTGGCCGATGCGGGCGTTCAGTCCGCCTTCGACAGCCTCTACGAGAAGTATGGCTTCCGCGTCGTCGACCACACCATCGATTCCGACAACCGCACCCCGCGCGTCTGCGTCCAGTTCTCCGAGGCGCTGGTGAAGTCCGGCGTCGACTATGCCAATTTCGTCACCGTCGACGGCCAGGACAAGCCGGCTATCGTGCCCGGCGACCGCGAGATCTGCGCCGAGGGACTGGAGCACGGCAAGAACTATACGATCAGCGTGCGCCAGGGCCTGCCGGCCGCGATCGGCGAGGTGATCGAACGTCCCGTCACCCTCAACGTCTACATCCGCGACCGCGCGCCGTCGGCCCGCTTCACCGGCGAGAACTTCGTCCTGCCGTCCACCGCGCGCCGCGGAATCCCGCTCGTCACCGTCAATACCCAGTCGGCCAAGCTGTCGCTCTACCGTATCGGCGACCGCGGCCTGGCGGACGCGATCTCCAACGAGCGCTTCCTGCGCCAGATGGACGGCTATGACGCCCAGCGCATTGCCAACGAGACCGGCGAGCCGATCTGGTCTGGCACGATCGACATACAGTCGAAGCTGAACGAGGAAGTCACCACCTCCTTCCCGGTCGACGAGGCGCTGCCCGAGCGCAAACCCGGCGTCTACGTGCTCGTCGCCGAGCCGGTGAAGGGCGTGGACGAGGACGACTGGTCGACCAAGGCGACGCAGTGGTTCGTCGTCTCCGACATCGGCCTCGCCACCTATACCGGCGAGGACGGGCTGACCGTCTTTGCCCGCTCGCTCTCCACCGCCAAGCCGCTGGCGAACGTCGAGCTGCAGCTGCTCGCCCGCAACAATGAGGTTCTCGGCAAAGCGACCACGGATGCGGAAGGTCGCGCCACCTTTACGCCGGGCCTCGTGCGCGGTGAAGGCGGCCTCACCCCTGCCCTCGTCGCAGCGCATGCCGCAGAAGATTTCGTCTTCCTCGACATGACCCGCGCCGGCTTCGACCTGTCCGACCGCGGCGTCGAGGGTCGCGAGACGCCCGGCGCCATCGACATCTACGCCTGGACCGAGCGCGGCATCTACCGCGCCGGCGAGACGGTGCATCTCCAGGCGCTCGCCCGCGACGACCGCGCCAAGGCGATCGCGGACCTGCCGCTGACGGTGATCTTCTCGCGTCCCGACGGCGTCGAGAACAGCCGCGAGGTCACGACCGGCGCCGAGCTTGGCGGCCATCACGCAGCACTCGCGCTCACCGACAACGCGATGCGCGGCACCTGGACCGCGCGCGTCTACACCGATCCCAAGGCCTCGCCGCTGTCGGAAATCTCCTTCCTGGTCGAGGACTTCACGCCGGACCGGATCGAGTTCGACATGTCGAGCGAACAGGAAGAGGTCGCGGTCGGCGAGCCCGCCACGATCGACATCGACGGCCGCTATCTCTACGGCGCGCCCGCCGCCGGCCTGTCGATGGAAGGCGAGGTCAACGTCTCGACGACCCGCGAATGGGACGGCTTCGATGGCTACCAGTTCGGCCTCGCCGACGAGGAAGGTGACGACGAGCAGTCGACCCGCGTCGATCTCGACGAACTGCCCCTCACCGACGAGAACGGCAAGGCCTCCTTCGAGGTGACGGTGGACGAGGTGCCTTCCACCACCCGTCTGCTCGTCGGCGAAGTCGTCGTGCGGATGCGCGAAGGCGGCGGCCGCGCCGTCGAGCGGACGCTCGACCTTGGCATCCGCGGCGACGGACCCGTCATCGGCATCAAGCCCGAATTCGAAGGCGATTCCGTGCCCGAAGGCTCGACCGCCAATTTCAAGGTCATCGCCGTCGACCCGGAAGGCGAGCGCCAGGATCTCGCCGGCATGGACTGGTCCCTGGTCAAGGTCGAGCGGAACTATCAGTGGTATCGCTCGAACGACGCCTGGGCCTACGAGCCGGTGACCTTCACCACCAAGGTCGCCGACGGCAAGCTGGATGCAAAGGCGGGCGAGGAAGCCTCGCTGTCGCTGCCCGTCAACTGGGGCCGCTACCGCCTCGAGATCACCGCGCCCGACGCGTCGGGACCTGCCACGAGCGTCGAGTTCGACGCCGGCTGGTATGTCTCGGCCACCTCCACCGAGACGCCTGATGGACTCGAGGTCGCGCTCGACAAGCCGGCCTACGCGCCGGGCGAGACCGCGCGCCTCAACATCTCCTCGCGCTTCGCGGGCGAGGTGCTGGTGACGGTCGGCGCCGACCGCCTGCTCGCCACCTACACCGCGACCGTGCCTGAGGGCGGCACGATCGTCGACATCCCCGTCAGCGCCGACTGGGGCGCCGGGGCCTATGTCACGGCCGCGCTCTATCGGCCGGGCGATGCGCAGGAATCGCGTATGCCGATGCGCGCCATCGGCCTGAAATGGCTGCAGGTCGACCCGGCCTCGCGCACCATCGCTGTGTCCCTCGAAACGCCGCAGAAAATGGAGCCCCGCGGTCCGCTGGTCATCCCGGTCGCGCTCTCCAACGTGCCCGCCGGCGAAAAGGCCTATGTCACGGTCGCAGCCGTCGACGTCGGCATCCTCAACCTCACCTCCTACACCCCGCCGGATGCCGGCAAGTGGTATTACGGCCAGCGCAAGCTCGGCATCGAGATGCGCGACATCTACGGCCGGCTGATCGACGGTTCGCTGGGTGCCGCGGGCCGGCTGCGCACCGGCGGCGACGGCGGCATGCAGACCACCGGCAGGCCGCCAACGGAAGAGCTGGTCGCCTTCTTCTCCGGCATCGTCGAGGTCGGACCCGACGGCCGCGCCTCGGTCTCGTTCGACATCCCGCAGTTCAACGGCACGGCCCGTGTCATGGCGGTCGCCTGGTCGGGCTCGGCACTCGGCCGCGCCCAGGCCGACGTCATCATCCGCGATCCCGTCGTGGTGACGGCCTCGATGCCGAAGTTCCTCACGCCCGGCGATCGGGCGGAACTCAGGCTCGATATTGCCAACACGGACGGCCCGGCCGGCGACTACAAGCTGGCCCTCAACGGCGCCGGCCTGATCCTCGACGGCGGCGACGAGACGCTGAACCTTGCCGCCGGCAAGAGCCAGACCGTCACGGTGCCGCTCGTCGCCGGCGATGCGGAGTTCGCCACGATCAATGTGTCGCTCACCCATGCGAGCGGCCTGACGGTCGAACAGGCTTTGTCGGCTCCGATCCGTCCGGCCGTGCTGCCGGTCACGACGCGCCACGTCGTCACGCTCGCTCCGAACACCGGCAGCGTTACCGTCGACGGCGGCCTGCTCGCCGAGAGCGTTCGGCAGGGTGCCACCGTCTCGGTCGGCGTCTCCCGCTCGGCCGCGCTCGACATCCCGGCCATGCTGATGACGCTCGACCGCTATCCCTATGGCTGCGCCGAGCAGACCACCAGCCGCGCCCTGCCGCTGCTCTACCTGTCCGAACTGTCGGCGGAGGCCGGCATGGAGGACGACCCGGACGTGCGCAAGCGTGTGCAGGACGCCATCGTGCGCGTTCTCTCCTACCAGTCGTCCTCCGGCTCCTTCGGCCTCTGGGGCCCGGGATATGGCGACCTCTGGCTCGATTCCTACGTCACCGACTTCCTGACCCGCGCGCGGGAGCAGAAATACGACGTGCCGTCCGAAGGCATCGACCAGGCGCTGCGCAACCTCCAGAACGCGCTCTCCTACGACGTCAACATCGAGGAGAAGGGCAATGAGATTGCCTATGCGCTCTACGTGCTCGCCCGCAACAAGAAGGCCTCGGTCGGCGACCTGCGGTACTATTCCGACACGCAGATCGGCCAGTTCCGCACGCCGCTGGCGCGCGCCCACCTGGCGGCGGGCCTGGCGCTCTACGGCGACAACGTTCGCTCGGAAGCCGCCTTCGACTCGGCGTTCCAGCTGGCACAGGCGACAGAAGGCAAATCGCTCGACCGCTCCGACTACGGTTCCGCCCTTCGTGACGGCGCCGCGATGCTGGCGCTCGCCGCCGAATCCCGCCCGGCGCCCGCGCTGATCCCGTCCATGGTCCAGCTCGTCTCGCAGGAGCGCAACCAGTCGCGCTGGACATCCACGCAGGAGGAAGCCTGGATGCTGCTCGCTGCGCGTGCCATCAAGGCCGGCAGCAACGACATCAAGCTCAACGTCAACGGCCAGCCGCACACCGGCAACTTCTCGGTGCGCAAGACCGCCGACGACCTGGACGCCGCCCCCGTGGTGATCTCAAACACCTCGAACGAGCCGCTGGAAGCGGTTTTGACGACGGTCGCAGCACCTCTCGACCCACTACCGGCGGGTGGCGACGGCTTCGCCATCGAGCGCACCTACTACACGCTCGACGGCGAGGAGGCGAACATCACCGAGGCGGCGCAGAACGAGCGCTACGTCGTGGTGCTGAAGGTCACGGAGCGGAACTCCTGGCCGTCGCGCGTGCTCGTCAGCGACCTGCTGCCGGCAGGCTTCCAGATCGATAATCCGTCGATCGTCGGCAGCGCGGACCTCTCGAACTTTGACTGGCTGGGCGGCGTGGAGCCGGCCCATGTCGAGTTCCGCAACGATCGTTTCATCGCCGCGTTCAACCGCGACGGCTCTTCCAACCGCGAGTTCAACCTCGCCTACGTCGTGCGCGCCGTGACCCCGGGCGACTATGCGCACCCGGCGGCGACAGTGGAGGACATGTACCGGCCGCAGTTCTCGGCCCGCACTGCGACCGGCCGCATGCAGGTGCTGGCCGCACAATGA
- a CDS encoding autotransporter assembly complex protein TamA produces MARDGLRLSLAASILALAAAAPAPAQAFELFGMKLFGGKDEDADIVDPVRYTVSLDLSQSDESIRSRLEKASTLVADEDRPVSGSLGILAKARNERELLVAALYQEARYDGTVEITIDGRSLDSLEPDAVFDTSRPVPIKVAVRSGDKFTLGDVVVRGDVGGISPESFGLVTGGDASSTAILRAETQIIRALKEEGRPLAAVADREVIADHATKTLDVMMAFASGPIAPFGDTLVEGTEAVDAEFTAYMADIERGKTYSPKDVEEARERLLALGVFDSVTVREQDKLAADGSIPVDVRVSERKFRYFGIGATVSSTDGAGIEGYWGHRNLFGRAEKLRLEGSISRIGETADYKDLDYKAALLFEKPGLVGPASKFTYDIKLVSEHPEAYDRFSFSTGAGISYEITKKQTLSGQFRVEYTDISYEPLHPDGKKYLLVSTPIEYVYDARDDKLNPKKGWRALAYVEPTYDALSGATFVKLKGEGSVYQALDGNGRIVAAGRAALGSIVGASLSDVPADRRFYSGGGGSVRGYAYQAIGPRVPDPANPGKFLPTGGRSYAEASAELRVQVTESFGVVPFIDAGTVSEDQFPDFSDVRVGAGVGVRYITPFGPLRVDAAVPLNRRPGDASFGIYAGIGQAF; encoded by the coding sequence TTGGCGCGCGATGGCCTGCGCCTGTCGCTGGCGGCGAGCATTCTGGCGCTCGCGGCCGCCGCACCCGCGCCGGCACAGGCCTTCGAGCTCTTCGGCATGAAGCTGTTCGGCGGCAAGGACGAGGACGCCGACATCGTCGATCCCGTCCGCTACACGGTCAGCCTCGACCTCAGCCAGTCCGACGAATCCATCCGCAGCCGGCTCGAAAAGGCCTCGACGCTGGTGGCCGACGAGGACCGGCCGGTGTCGGGTTCGCTCGGTATCCTCGCCAAAGCGCGCAACGAACGCGAGCTGCTGGTGGCCGCGCTCTATCAGGAAGCGCGTTACGACGGCACGGTCGAGATCACCATAGACGGCCGCTCGCTCGATTCGCTGGAACCGGACGCGGTGTTCGACACGTCGCGGCCGGTGCCGATCAAGGTGGCGGTCCGTTCCGGGGACAAGTTCACGCTCGGCGACGTCGTCGTGCGCGGCGATGTCGGCGGCATCTCGCCCGAGAGCTTTGGGTTGGTCACCGGCGGCGACGCCAGTTCGACCGCGATCCTGCGGGCCGAGACCCAGATCATCCGTGCGCTGAAGGAAGAGGGCAGGCCGCTCGCGGCTGTGGCGGACCGCGAGGTGATCGCCGACCACGCGACCAAGACGCTCGACGTGATGATGGCCTTCGCGTCGGGGCCGATCGCACCGTTCGGCGACACGCTTGTCGAAGGCACCGAGGCGGTCGATGCGGAGTTCACCGCCTACATGGCCGACATCGAGCGCGGCAAGACCTATTCGCCGAAGGATGTCGAGGAGGCGCGGGAGCGGCTCCTGGCGCTCGGTGTGTTCGATTCCGTGACGGTGAGGGAGCAGGATAAGCTGGCTGCCGACGGCTCGATCCCGGTCGACGTGAGGGTCAGCGAGCGCAAGTTCCGTTACTTCGGCATCGGCGCGACGGTGTCCAGTACGGACGGCGCGGGTATCGAGGGCTATTGGGGGCACCGCAACCTGTTCGGGCGCGCCGAGAAGCTGAGGCTGGAAGGCTCAATCAGCCGGATCGGCGAGACGGCCGACTACAAGGACCTCGACTACAAGGCGGCGCTGTTGTTCGAGAAGCCAGGGCTGGTCGGGCCTGCATCGAAATTCACATACGACATCAAGCTCGTGTCGGAGCATCCTGAAGCCTACGACCGCTTCTCGTTCTCGACAGGCGCCGGCATTTCCTACGAGATCACGAAGAAGCAGACGCTGTCGGGCCAGTTTCGCGTCGAGTACACCGACATCAGCTACGAGCCGCTGCATCCGGACGGCAAGAAATACCTGCTGGTCTCGACGCCGATCGAATATGTCTACGACGCGCGCGACGACAAGCTGAACCCGAAGAAGGGCTGGCGCGCGCTCGCCTATGTCGAGCCGACCTACGACGCGCTCTCGGGCGCGACCTTCGTCAAGCTCAAGGGCGAGGGGTCCGTCTACCAGGCACTGGACGGCAACGGGCGCATCGTGGCGGCCGGCCGTGCCGCACTCGGCTCGATCGTTGGCGCTTCGCTGAGCGACGTCCCGGCCGACCGGCGGTTCTATTCGGGCGGCGGCGGCTCCGTGCGCGGCTATGCCTACCAGGCGATCGGCCCGCGCGTGCCGGATCCGGCGAATCCAGGCAAGTTCCTGCCGACCGGCGGGCGCTCTTATGCCGAAGCGTCGGCGGAGCTGCGCGTGCAGGTCACCGAGAGCTTCGGCGTGGTGCCGTTCATCGACGCCGGCACGGTGTCGGAAGACCAGTTCCCCGACTTCAGCGACGTGCGTGTCGGCGCGGGCGTCGGCGTGCGCTACATCACGCCGTTCGGACCGCTGCGCGTCGACGCGGCCGTGCCGCTCAACAGGCGTCCCGGTGACGCCTCATTCGGTATATATGCGGGAATCGGTCAGGCATTCTGA
- the pbpC gene encoding penicillin-binding protein 1C — translation MTRWLRRTLYAAAGACALAVACAFGLDRLDKAYPPPLEAAMERSAEVVDRDGLLLRAFATREGRWRLEPDMADVDRRFVDMLTTFEDRRFREHSGVDLKALARAAIQFVANGRIISGGSTLSMQLARLIEPRERRSITAKIMQIARAVQIERRLSKDEILRLYLTLAPYGGNLEGIRAASLAWFGKEPRRLTLAESALLVAIPQLPELRRPDRNLEAARAARARVLARAVESGIVGEGEARLAGLEPLPSVRQALPSLAPHLAETVKRTELNERRHVVTLSRPVQQGLETAANNAARTLGPKLSVAMVMADAQTGEILGEVGSASYLDRARQGYVDMTRAVRSPGSTLKPFIYGLAFEDGRIAQQTIIEDRPANFAGYRPRNFDMEYQGDVSIRAALQMSLNVPAIRLLDAVGPHRLMARFRDAGISAKMPSGKAAGLAIGLGGIGLTLRDLVQLYTGLSNRGQATTLSNRPRKEGETPRRAQVLPAIAAWQIADILSGVNPPKGATQRGIAYKTGTSYGYRDAWAIGFDGRHVLGVWVGRADGSAVPGISGFGTAAPLLFDAFVKSGLPITPLPRAPAGALRQAFSELPVTLRRFESTASETKPRGVAEAAPQIVFPPQGARVSLADGSDGFSPLVLKLQGGRAPFRWLSNGKPWPEAERRRTARWLPDGAGQQTLTVIDAAGRAASVRVFVE, via the coding sequence ATGACGCGCTGGCTGCGCCGAACGCTCTATGCCGCCGCCGGGGCCTGCGCCCTGGCGGTGGCCTGCGCGTTCGGCCTCGACCGCCTCGACAAAGCCTACCCGCCACCGCTGGAAGCGGCGATGGAGCGTTCTGCGGAAGTGGTCGACCGCGACGGCCTCCTGCTGCGCGCCTTCGCCACCAGGGAAGGCCGTTGGCGGCTCGAACCCGACATGGCCGATGTCGACCGGCGCTTCGTCGACATGCTCACCACATTCGAGGATCGGCGCTTCCGCGAGCATTCCGGCGTCGATCTCAAGGCGCTCGCGCGTGCCGCGATCCAGTTCGTCGCCAATGGCCGCATCATTTCCGGCGGCTCGACTCTCTCCATGCAGCTCGCCCGCCTGATCGAGCCGCGCGAGCGGCGCTCGATCACTGCAAAGATCATGCAGATCGCGCGCGCGGTCCAGATCGAGCGAAGGCTGTCCAAGGACGAGATCCTGCGCCTCTACCTGACGCTCGCGCCCTATGGCGGCAATCTCGAAGGCATCCGCGCCGCCTCGCTCGCCTGGTTCGGCAAGGAGCCGCGCCGGCTGACGCTCGCAGAATCCGCCCTGCTGGTCGCGATCCCGCAGCTCCCCGAACTGCGCCGCCCCGACCGCAACCTCGAGGCGGCGAGAGCCGCCCGTGCCCGTGTGCTCGCCCGTGCCGTCGAATCCGGCATCGTCGGCGAAGGCGAGGCGCGGCTGGCAGGGCTCGAACCCCTGCCCTCCGTCCGCCAGGCACTGCCTTCGCTCGCGCCGCATCTCGCCGAGACCGTGAAACGGACCGAACTGAACGAGCGCCGCCACGTCGTGACCCTGTCTCGCCCCGTGCAGCAGGGACTGGAGACCGCCGCGAACAATGCCGCCCGCACGCTCGGCCCGAAACTCTCGGTCGCGATGGTGATGGCGGATGCGCAGACGGGCGAGATCCTCGGCGAGGTCGGCTCCGCCTCCTATCTCGACCGCGCCCGCCAGGGTTATGTCGACATGACGCGCGCCGTACGCTCGCCCGGCTCGACGCTGAAGCCCTTCATCTACGGCCTCGCCTTCGAGGACGGCCGCATCGCCCAGCAGACGATCATCGAAGACCGGCCGGCCAATTTCGCCGGCTACCGGCCGCGCAATTTCGATATGGAATACCAGGGTGACGTATCGATCCGCGCGGCCCTGCAGATGTCGCTCAACGTGCCGGCGATCCGCTTGCTCGACGCAGTCGGGCCCCACCGCCTGATGGCGCGCTTCCGCGACGCCGGCATCAGCGCGAAGATGCCGAGCGGCAAGGCTGCGGGTCTTGCCATCGGCCTCGGCGGCATCGGGCTCACCCTGCGCGATCTCGTCCAGCTCTACACCGGCCTCTCCAATCGCGGCCAGGCAACGACGCTCTCCAACCGTCCGCGCAAGGAGGGCGAAACGCCGCGCCGGGCACAGGTCCTGCCCGCCATCGCCGCGTGGCAGATCGCCGACATCCTCTCTGGCGTCAATCCGCCCAAGGGCGCCACCCAGCGCGGCATCGCCTACAAGACCGGCACCAGTTACGGCTACCGCGACGCCTGGGCGATCGGCTTCGACGGCAGGCATGTGCTGGGCGTCTGGGTCGGGCGGGCGGACGGGTCCGCCGTGCCCGGCATCTCCGGCTTCGGCACCGCCGCCCCGCTTCTTTTCGACGCCTTCGTGAAATCCGGCCTGCCGATCACGCCGCTGCCGCGCGCGCCGGCCGGCGCGCTGCGCCAGGCTTTCTCCGAACTGCCCGTCACGCTGCGCCGTTTCGAGAGCACGGCATCGGAGACCAAACCCCGAGGCGTCGCCGAGGCCGCGCCCCAGATCGTCTTCCCGCCGCAGGGCGCACGCGTCTCGCTCGCCGACGGCAGCGACGGCTTCTCGCCGCTGGTACTGAAACTCCAGGGCGGCCGCGCCCCGTTCCGCTGGTTGTCGAACGGCAAACCGTGGCCCGAGGCCGAACGCCGCCGCACAGCCCGCTGGCTCCCTGACGGGGCGGGCCAGCAGACGCTGACCGTGATCGACGCGGCAGGACGCGCGGCAAGTGTGCGGGTGTTCGTGGAGTAA
- a CDS encoding creatininase family protein, with amino-acid sequence MARRVWWGDFPTTEYASIDPEDTIAVLPVAAIEQHGPHLPVSTDTAIMNGMLATVIDRLPAALDVRILPVQAVGKSNEHLHAPGTLTLPATTLIEAWTELGASVARAGVRKIVIVNSHGGNEEIMGIVSRELRVRFGMMSVKTSWMRFGKPDGLYSDIEGRYGIHGGDVETSLMLHFRPDLVDMRKAQDFVSRVQAAEESFSLLRHTGTHAFAWIASDLNPNGVVGEASKATAEKGRLTAEHQADGFVRLLEDVRQAALGEWISDPHRE; translated from the coding sequence ATGGCGCGCCGCGTCTGGTGGGGCGATTTCCCCACGACGGAATATGCCTCGATCGACCCGGAGGACACGATCGCGGTGCTGCCGGTGGCGGCGATCGAACAGCACGGACCGCACCTGCCGGTGTCGACCGACACGGCGATCATGAACGGCATGCTGGCCACCGTCATCGACCGGCTGCCGGCCGCGCTCGACGTGCGCATCCTGCCGGTGCAGGCGGTCGGCAAGTCGAACGAACACCTGCACGCGCCGGGCACGCTGACGCTGCCGGCGACGACGCTGATCGAGGCGTGGACGGAACTGGGCGCCTCGGTGGCGCGCGCGGGCGTGCGCAAGATCGTCATCGTCAACTCGCATGGCGGCAACGAGGAGATCATGGGGATCGTCAGCCGCGAACTGCGCGTGCGGTTCGGCATGATGTCGGTGAAGACGAGCTGGATGCGTTTCGGCAAGCCGGACGGGCTCTATTCGGACATCGAAGGCCGCTACGGGATCCACGGCGGCGATGTCGAGACGTCGCTGATGCTGCATTTCCGGCCGGACCTGGTCGACATGCGCAAGGCGCAGGATTTCGTCTCGCGCGTGCAGGCGGCCGAGGAAAGCTTCTCGTTGCTGCGCCACACCGGCACGCACGCCTTCGCCTGGATCGCCAGCGACCTCAATCCGAACGGCGTGGTGGGCGAAGCCTCGAAGGCGACGGCGGAGAAAGGCCGGCTGACGGCGGAACATCAGGCGGACGGGTTTGTGCGGCTGCTGGAGGATGTCAGGCAGGCGGCGCTGGGGGAGTGGATCAGCGATCCGCACCGCGAGTAG